The Bos mutus isolate GX-2022 chromosome 7, NWIPB_WYAK_1.1, whole genome shotgun sequence genome window below encodes:
- the LOC102285270 gene encoding olfactory receptor-like protein OLF4 — protein sequence MEARNKTRISEFLLLGFSEEPEIQPLIFGLFLCMYLITVFGNLLIILAVSSDPHLHTPMYFFLSNLSFVDICFTSTTIPKMLWNIQAQNKAITYEGCIIQMYFFILFVCLDDFLLTVMAYDRFVAICHPLHYTVIMHSQLCGLLMLVSWMMSALNSLIQSLMVLQLSFCTDLEIPHFFCEINQMVRLACSDTFFNDMFFYFATGMFGFLTLTGILYSYSKIVSSIRGISSAQGKYKAFSTCASHLSTVCLFYCTSLGVYLSSAATQSSHSSATASVMYTVVTPMLNPFIYSLRNKDIKKALERIIEMAAT from the coding sequence ATggaagcaagaaataaaacaagaatttcagaatttttaCTTCTGGGATtttcagaggaaccagaaattcaGCCCCTCATATTTGGGCTTTTCCTCTGCATGTACCTGATCACTGTGTTTGGAAACCTGCTCATCATCCTGGCCGTCAGCTCAgacccccacctccacacccccatgtacttcttcctctccaacctgtCCTTTGTAGACATCTGCTTCACCTCTACTACCATCCCAAAGATGCTGTGGAACATCCAGGCACAGAACAAAGCCATAACCTATGAAGGCTGCATTATCCAGATGTATTTTTTCATACTCTTTGTATGTTTGGATGACTTCCTCCTGactgtgatggcctatgaccgctttGTGGCCATCTGCCATCCCCTGCACTACACGGTCATCATGCACTCCCAGCTCTGTGGGCTGCTCATGCTGGTGTCCTGGATGATGAGTGCTCTGAATTCCTTGATACAAAGTTTAATGGTATTGCAGCTGTCCTTCTGTACAGACTTAGAAATTCCCCATTTTTTCTGTGAAATTAATCAGATGGTCCGACTTGCCTGTTCTGACACATTTTTTAATGACATGTtcttttattttgcaactggGATGTTTGGTTTTTTAACCCTCACTGGAATTCTTTATTCATATTCTAAGATAGTTTCCTCCATAAGAGGAATCTCATCAGCTCAAGGGAAGTATAAAGCATTTTCCACCTGTGCATCTCATCTTTCAACGGTCTGCTTATTTTATTGTACAAGCCTAGGAGTGTACCTTAGCTCTGCTGCTACCCAAAGCTCACACTCAAGTGCAACAGCCTCAGTAATGTACACTGTGGTCAcacccatgctgaaccccttcatctaTAGTCTGAGgaacaaagatataaagaaagctCTGGAAAGAATCATTGAAATGGCAGCTACATAA